The Fervidobacterium pennivorans DNA segment GCCTTATTACCTGGTTGGTGAAGAATTCCAACCATCTGTTTACATTATAAACAGAACAATCCACCCGGTGGATATAGCACTTGCAAAGATAATATGGAGCTACAAAGGCAACGAATTTCAACAATACGTGAATGAAAATGTAAAGCTTTACCCCGGTGAATCACATGCATTCAAAGCAAGTACGAAGTTCAAAGCCGAAACGGAAGGAATCGAGGAAATAAACGCTAAACTTTACTTTCAAGATGGCACCATAAAAGAATTTAAATCTGCAATACCAATAGCGAAAAATCCAGAATTTTCTCCAAAAGATATAGATTTTAACATCGAGAGTGAAGAACCCGTGGTCGTTGGCAAGATTCCCGTAATCAAGGTTTATTTGGTAAATAAAATGAGCAAAGAACGTTTCCTGAAGATTGATAAGATACAATTCAGCATTGCAAAGATAGGTTACAACTTTGAAATTAATAACAGAAGAGTATACTGCATTCCTTTCGGTCGCTCTTTCATAACTAAGTTAGAAAAGCTTTCGTTTACAGAACCTGGGGTTTATGACCTGATAATTACCTTTGTTTCTGGAAGCTCAAAAATCGAAAAAAAGGTGCCACTGGCGGTAGCAAAATAAACTAGATGCCAACGAGAGCAAAGGAGGAACGATATGGATATTCAAGAGAAGAATTTAGAAAGCTCAGGCCATCAAAAAATAAACTGGGTGTCTAAACATATGAAATTGTTAAATTCTATCCAAACGATGAGTTACTCATTGAACGGTCTGAAGATAGGAATGTCAATCCACCTTGAGGCCAAGACCGCCTATCTTGCGATAACCCTAAAAAAACTTGGCGCCGATGTCTTTGTAACTGGTTGCAACCCTCTATCAACTCAAGATGATGTTGCAGAAGCGCTCAAAGACTATGGAATAATTGTTCATGCTAAGCGAACGGAAGATGAAAGAGAGTATTTTTCTTTTCTACACAAAATCCTAGACTACAAACCTGATTTAATACTTGACGATGGTGCTGATTTAACAGTACTTGCGCATACAGAAAGAAAAGAAGTTTTGGATAATCTAAAAGGTGTTTCCGAGGAAACAACAACAGGTGTGAGGCGATTGAAGAACTTACAAGCCCAAGGTATACTGAAAGTTCCAGTAATAGCAGTTAACAATGCAAAAATGAAGTTTATGTTTGATAACAGATATGGAACCGGACAGTCAACCTGGGATTCGATAATGAGGAACACGAACCTTCTTGTGGCTGGCAAAAGAGTACTCGTAGCCGGTTACGGTTGGTGTGGGAGAGGCATCGCATTACGTGCACACGGTTTAGGTGCCAGAGTAATGGTTAGTGAGGTCGATCCTATTAAGGCCGTTGAAGCACTTATGGATGGATTCGATGTTGGAAAAATTGATGAACTTGCTCCACAAGCGGACATAATAATCACCGCAAC contains these protein-coding regions:
- a CDS encoding adenosylhomocysteinase: MDIQEKNLESSGHQKINWVSKHMKLLNSIQTMSYSLNGLKIGMSIHLEAKTAYLAITLKKLGADVFVTGCNPLSTQDDVAEALKDYGIIVHAKRTEDEREYFSFLHKILDYKPDLILDDGADLTVLAHTERKEVLDNLKGVSEETTTGVRRLKNLQAQGILKVPVIAVNNAKMKFMFDNRYGTGQSTWDSIMRNTNLLVAGKRVLVAGYGWCGRGIALRAHGLGARVMVSEVDPIKAVEALMDGFDVGKIDELAPQADIIITATGVCDVLSEETIRKLKNGVILANAGHFNVEIPMEKLEKLATRKYEIRKNVTCYEVNGKDIFVIGQGRLVNLAAADGHPVEIMDISFALQALSLLYLSQHYKDLKNIVYDYPEELDRQVAMLKLRSLGIEIDNLTDEQRKYLESF